GAGATGAGACGGATACTCAAGGCGGACAAAGTCTGGATAACCCCTGGGATACCCTTCATACTTCCTATGACGGTGGGTCTCGTCGTAGCTCTGACCTACGGTGACGTCGTATATGCCGTCTTACGCTGGCTTTTTCTGACGTAGCGGCGTACTCGGTGTATGGCTGAGACAGAAGACATAGAGATAGACTTCGGCGAAGACGGTCTCGTCCCTGCTGTCACACAGGACGCCGAGACGCGAGAGGTTCTGATGCTCGCCTACATGAATCAGGAGGCTCTCGAAAAGACGCGAGAGACGCGCGAGGCACATTACTATTCGAGGTCGCGCGACGAGATATGGCACAAGGGAGCCACGAGCGGACACACCCAGGACGTCGACGAGATACTCGTCGACTGTGACGCCGACGCCGTTCTACTCAAGGTCGAACAGGAGGGCGGCGCCTGCCACACCGGCTACAGGTCGTGTTTCCACAGAAGAGTAGACGGCGAGGTCGTCGGCGAGAAGGTCTTCGACCCCGACGAAGTTTACTGATTACTGATACTGACTACTGATCACTCGTCGTCTTCCCTCATATTGGGAGGGAGGAGGTTCGGGATTCCGTCTTCTATGGGGTATGTCTCGTCACAGTCCTCACAGTAGAGACTACCCTCGATTATCTCGCCGTCGTCGTCCTCCTCGTCGACAGTGAATTCGAGGTCGGACTTACACACCGGACAGCAGATTATATCCATTAGGTCTGGCTTCATGGCTTGTCAAACGGGTTGGTACGGATTATAGTTTGCTCTCTTCCGGGACCTACGCTCACGGCGTAGAACTCGGTGTCGAGTTCGTCCTCAAGGTACTCGACGTAGGCGCGCGCGTTCTCGGGTATCTCGTCGTAGGTCTCTATCGCGTCCCAGTCGACGCCTTCCCAGCCGTCGAATCTCTCGTAGACGGGCTCACATCTCGCCCAGTCGTCCATGTCGGCGGGGATACTCTCGACACGTTCGCCGTCGAGGTCGTACGCCTCACAGACCTTGACCTCATCGAGACCGTCGAGGACGTCTATGCTCGTGATCACACCTCCAGTGAAGTCGTTTATGCGTGAGGCGTGTCTCACCATCGGAAGGTCGAACCAGCCGACACGTCTCCGTCTGCCCGTCGTCGTGCCGTACTCGTTTCCGACCTCGACGAGATGGTCTCCGACGTCGTTTTCGAGCTCTGTCGGCAGGGGTCCTGTTCCGACGCGCGAGAGGTACGCCTTCATGACACCGACGGTCTCGTCGAGACGTGTCGCTCCGACTCCGGTTCCCGTACACGCTCCCCCGACTGTGGTGTTAGAGCTCGTGAGGTACGGGTATATTCCGTGGTCTATGTCGAGCGATGTTCCCTGTGCGCCCTCGAAGAGGACGTCGTCGCCGTCGTCGAGTCTCTGGTTTATGACTTCGCTCGCGTTTATTATCCAGTCTTCGAGCTCCTCGCCGTACTCGACGTACTCCTCGTATATCTCGTCGACGTCGAACTCGTCACCCGCTTCGAGTCCGTAGACGTCCTCTACGACAGCTCTCTTACGCGGAACGACGTACTCTAGCTTCTCTCTGAGTCTGTCGGGGTTGAGAAGGTCGAGCGCGCGCACTCCACGTCTTCCGACCTTGTCCTCGTAACACGGTCCTATTCCACGTCCCGTCGTTCCGGCTGCCATGTCCCCCTTGGCGTCCTCCTCCATTCCGTCGAGGACGCGGTGGTACGGCATTATGATATGTGCGCGCTCCGCGAGATACAGATCGGGGTCGATACCCTTCTCTCTGAGCTCTTCTATCTCTTCGAGGAGGACAGTTGGGTTGACGACACAGCCGTTGCCGACGACTGCTGTCTTACCTCTTATGACGCCGCTAGGGACGAGATGGAGCTTGAACTCCTCACCGTCTGCGACGACGGTGTGACCGGCGTTGTCTCCTCCCTGAAAACGGACTATGACATCCGCTGACTCCCCGTAGAGATCGGTTATCTTTCCTTTGCCTTCGTCTCCTAACTGAGAACCGACTATAGTTACTCCTGCTCCCATTCTTCTACCTCTATTACCCTCTTGATCTTCCTCGCGCGCGTTTTAGTAGCTTTCGTTATCCTCGGCTCGGTCTCTCATCTCCGGGTCTATCTCGTGAGGAACGTCCGTGATTACTCCGGCTCCCATACCGACGAGTTCGAGAGCCCTCCCGACATCGTTGACAGTCCACGCGTTGACTTCGAGACCTCTCTGGATCGCTTCGTCTACGTATTCCGGGTCGACGAGGTCGTGGTGGGGATGTACCGCCGACGCGTCGACCTCCTCGGCGACACCGAATCCGTCCCCCTCCTCGAAGAGAGGCGCGAGACCGTGGTTCGACTTCTCGGCTAACTCCCTCAGAGCCGCGTAGTCGAAAGACGAGACGATGACGTCCCCCGGGTAGCCTTCGAGGAGGTCGAGTACTGCGTCGGTGACACGTCTCTCCTTCACCTCTATGTTGAGGTCTAAGCCGTACTCCTCGGCGGCTTCGAGAGCCTCGTCGAGACGTGGGACGACGTCCTCTATTTCCTCGTACCTGTATGAGTCGAGTCTTCCCGTCTTCGAAGTCGTCCTGTCGACTGTCTCGTCGTGGAGGAGAACAGGAACACCGTCCTTTGTCGCTCGGACATCGACCTCGACCACATCGACGTACTCCGCCGCTTTTTCCACCGCCTCTACCGTGTTCTCGGGTGCGAGAGAACAGCCTCTATGTCCGATGAGTCTCGTCATACCCCGGGTACGAAACGCAGACTCTAAAGCACTACGTGACTACTATACAACAGTTCATGGAGTCTTCTGTTCCCGACTACGACCCCGATCAAGTATATAAAGAGGCTGAGGAGTTCGTGCGACAGGCTTACTCCGAACTCGGAAAGGAAGACGAGATCGACGAACGTCTCGAAGAGATAAGATCCTCGATAGACGAGACTGGGCATTACGAACACACCTACGAGGAGCTCGAACACGGGGCGCGGATGGCGTGGCGTAACAGTAACAGATGTATAGGACGTCTCTTCTGGGACAGGCTCAATGTCATAGACGAGCGCGGACGTGAGACTGCCGAAGGGGTCTATGAGGCTCTGTGTGACCATATCGAATACGCCACTAGTGACGGCGACATAAAGCCCGCCATATCGATATTCAAGCCGATGGTACGGGGCGAACAGCAGGTACGTATCTGGAACTACGAACTCGTGCGTTACGCGGGTTACGAGACAGAAGACGGCATAATTGGTGACCCCGACGAGGTCGAGTTCACCGAGTACTGCGAGTCGAGGGGATGGGAGACCGAGGGCGAGAGGACAGATTTCGATCTACTTCCTCTCGTGATACAGATCCGGGACAACGAACCCGAGATCTTCGACGTCCCCGACGAGATTGCTCTCGAAGTCAGTATACGCCATCCTGAGTACGACTGGTTCGAGGATCTGGGTCTGAGATGGTACGCTGTTCCGATAGTCTCGGACATGCGTCTCGAAATAGGAGGACTCCAGTATACCGCCGCGCCCTTCAACGGCTGGTACATGGAGACAGAGATAGGCGCGCGTAACTTCGCCGACGAGGACAGGTACGACATGCTTCCCGAGGTCGCCGAGGGACTCGGGTACGACATATCGAACCCGCGCACACTCTGGAAGGACGAGGCGGTGGTCGAGCTAAACAGGGCGGTTCTCCACTCGTACGAGGAGGACGGCGTCAAGATAGTCGACCACCACACTGCAGCCGAACAGTTCGAGGAGTTCGAGGAGGAGGAAGAAGACGAGGGACGCGAGGTCACGGGGAAATGGAGCTGGCTCATACCTCCCGTCTCGCCCGCGACGACACATATCTTCCACAAGCCCTACGACGACACTGTGAGGACACCCAACTACTTCTACCAGGACGCTCCGTACGAGAACGACGACGAAGACTAAAACCGTCTTTTTAGCCTAAGTCAGTTATAACTGTTTTTCGGTCAGATGTAGAATTACGATGTCGCAGACACAGACAGCCCGGGCTTCCAAGCACCGACGTGACGACTACAACGATGAACGGAGAGCAATCGTTGAGTATCTCAGAAAGAGATCCGAAGAAGGGAAGGTCTTCTTCAAGAGCAAAAAGATTGCCCGCGACCTCGGAATCTCGGCGAAGAAGGTCGGCGCTAATCTCGGAAGGCTGTCGGAGGAGTCGGATCTTCCCGTCTCGATAGAGAGATGGAGTCAGAGCAATGCGACGACTTGGAAGGTAGAGCCTCGCTAGGATCTGTGGAAAGGCTTCCTCGAAACGGTTTTTCTGAGGTCGCCTACTGACTCCTTTCCGACGTCGGAGTCAGGCGACGTGAAGGCATCTATTATTGCCATCACTTCTCTGCGTGATATCTTTACGTCGCCCTCTAAGACGACGTCGCTCGGACGTGACCTGAGTTCACGGAGTGTAGCGACCGCGAGGAGGAAAGGTACTGCCCACGCCTCTAAGTTGTTGCCGTCTTTCTCGGGAACCTCCTCGAGATACGTCTGTGAGTCGTCGAGGTAGCCCTCGGCGCGGTCTACGACACGTCTCACGACTCTCGCGACGGCGTCGGCGTTCTCTTCATCCGCGACCTCCTCCTGTCCTACGCCTTCTTCTTCGAGCCACTCGGCGGGGAGGTAGACGTTGTTCTCCTCCTCGTAGTCCTTCCTGACGTCCTTGGCGACGTTGACCAACTGGAGGAGGAGACCGAACGAACGTGAGTTCTGTCTCAGAACATCGACCTTTGTCTTCGACTTCGATGCACCTCTCACGACGAGGTTAGTTATGAGGTCGCCTACGGTTCCGGCGACGTACCAGCAGTACTCCTCTAACTCCTCGACTGAGTGTATACGTAGACCGCCCTTCGACGAGTATCTCTCTACGAACTCAGACATCCCACCTACGAGCTCCTGTACAGGCGGGAGTATCGCCCTCCGGCTCTCGGGCGAGAACGACCTGAATACTCCTACGACGCGCGAGGCGTTGCCCACGAGCTTCCAGTCGTCGTCGTTCCCGTCGGGAATCCATTTCTCGACCTCTTCCTCGAACTCCTCGGGGTCGGCTCCTTCAAGTACGTCGTTGTATCTGTCGAGTATCTCAGCCTGTTCCTCAGGAGGTATATGTCCGGCGTCCTCAACGGTATCGGCGATACGGCAGAGGAGATAACCTACACAGATATACGATGACATCGGCTCGTCGAGTAGATCCACAGTGATAGCAAACGTGCGCGAGACGTCCTGGACAGTGTCGTAACACCACTCCAGGTCTTCATCCTTAAAGTTCCTGTCTCCGAGGTCGAGGCTGGACTCTTCCATGTTACCCTATATAATCCAACCAAACAAAAGGTTAAGGTACTTTGGTTACCGTTCGACTCCTAATACGGCGGCGACTGACCTGTGATGACCTCCGAGACGTTGGCGAGCTCGTCGCTGAGGAGAACTACCATATCGTCGAGCGTGACGATACCCGCGAGTTCGCCGTTCTCGACTACGGGACATCTCCTTATTCCCTCGTCCGACATCGTCCTCAGAACCTCGAAGACACCGTCGTCTGCGTCGGCAGTCACGAGGTCGGTCGTCATTATCTCGCTTACGGGTGCTCCGCCGTCGACTCCGTGTCCCATCTCCATCGCTATCTTCCTGTCCGTCACGAGCCCCTCAGGAGAGCCGTTCTTCTCTATCACGACACTCCCGACGCTCTCGTCTTCCATTATCTCACACACTCCGGCTATGCTCTCTCCCCTATCTGCGGTCACGACGTCTTCTCTGGCGATATCTTTTACTGTCATTTTCTTTCTCTGGATGTCTGTGGTATCTGTCGGGCGATACCCTAGAATGATCACAATTAATACTTATGAGCTTTGGGGCGACTGGATAAAACGTGGTTCATCTATATTGGTATATAGAAATATATATTTAAATCGGTAAAAAATACAGATATGTATTCA
Above is a window of Candidatus Afararchaeum irisae DNA encoding:
- a CDS encoding adenylosuccinate synthase — protein: MGAGVTIVGSQLGDEGKGKITDLYGESADVIVRFQGGDNAGHTVVADGEEFKLHLVPSGVIRGKTAVVGNGCVVNPTVLLEEIEELREKGIDPDLYLAERAHIIMPYHRVLDGMEEDAKGDMAAGTTGRGIGPCYEDKVGRRGVRALDLLNPDRLREKLEYVVPRKRAVVEDVYGLEAGDEFDVDEIYEEYVEYGEELEDWIINASEVINQRLDDGDDVLFEGAQGTSLDIDHGIYPYLTSSNTTVGGACTGTGVGATRLDETVGVMKAYLSRVGTGPLPTELENDVGDHLVEVGNEYGTTTGRRRRVGWFDLPMVRHASRINDFTGGVITSIDVLDGLDEVKVCEAYDLDGERVESIPADMDDWARCEPVYERFDGWEGVDWDAIETYDEIPENARAYVEYLEDELDTEFYAVSVGPGREQTIIRTNPFDKP
- the hisI gene encoding phosphoribosyl-AMP cyclohydrolase, which produces MAETEDIEIDFGEDGLVPAVTQDAETREVLMLAYMNQEALEKTRETREAHYYSRSRDEIWHKGATSGHTQDVDEILVDCDADAVLLKVEQEGGACHTGYRSCFHRRVDGEVVGEKVFDPDEVY
- a CDS encoding CBS domain-containing protein; the protein is MTVKDIAREDVVTADRGESIAGVCEIMEDESVGSVVIEKNGSPEGLVTDRKIAMEMGHGVDGGAPVSEIMTTDLVTADADDGVFEVLRTMSDEGIRRCPVVENGELAGIVTLDDMVVLLSDELANVSEVITGQSPPY
- a CDS encoding methytransferase partner Trm112; translated protein: MKPDLMDIICCPVCKSDLEFTVDEEDDDGEIIEGSLYCEDCDETYPIEDGIPNLLPPNMREDDE
- a CDS encoding nitric oxide synthase oxygenase, coding for MESSVPDYDPDQVYKEAEEFVRQAYSELGKEDEIDERLEEIRSSIDETGHYEHTYEELEHGARMAWRNSNRCIGRLFWDRLNVIDERGRETAEGVYEALCDHIEYATSDGDIKPAISIFKPMVRGEQQVRIWNYELVRYAGYETEDGIIGDPDEVEFTEYCESRGWETEGERTDFDLLPLVIQIRDNEPEIFDVPDEIALEVSIRHPEYDWFEDLGLRWYAVPIVSDMRLEIGGLQYTAAPFNGWYMETEIGARNFADEDRYDMLPEVAEGLGYDISNPRTLWKDEAVVELNRAVLHSYEEDGVKIVDHHTAAEQFEEFEEEEEDEGREVTGKWSWLIPPVSPATTHIFHKPYDDTVRTPNYFYQDAPYENDDED
- a CDS encoding glycerophosphodiester phosphodiesterase family protein, with translation MTRLIGHRGCSLAPENTVEAVEKAAEYVDVVEVDVRATKDGVPVLLHDETVDRTTSKTGRLDSYRYEEIEDVVPRLDEALEAAEEYGLDLNIEVKERRVTDAVLDLLEGYPGDVIVSSFDYAALRELAEKSNHGLAPLFEEGDGFGVAEEVDASAVHPHHDLVDPEYVDEAIQRGLEVNAWTVNDVGRALELVGMGAGVITDVPHEIDPEMRDRAEDNESY
- a CDS encoding phytoene/squalene synthase family protein, with amino-acid sequence MEESSLDLGDRNFKDEDLEWCYDTVQDVSRTFAITVDLLDEPMSSYICVGYLLCRIADTVEDAGHIPPEEQAEILDRYNDVLEGADPEEFEEEVEKWIPDGNDDDWKLVGNASRVVGVFRSFSPESRRAILPPVQELVGGMSEFVERYSSKGGLRIHSVEELEEYCWYVAGTVGDLITNLVVRGASKSKTKVDVLRQNSRSFGLLLQLVNVAKDVRKDYEEENNVYLPAEWLEEEGVGQEEVADEENADAVARVVRRVVDRAEGYLDDSQTYLEEVPEKDGNNLEAWAVPFLLAVATLRELRSRPSDVVLEGDVKISRREVMAIIDAFTSPDSDVGKESVGDLRKTVSRKPFHRS